Proteins co-encoded in one Kribbella qitaiheensis genomic window:
- a CDS encoding GNAT family N-acetyltransferase, which yields MFREARLEDFDDIVRLYRQLHPGDPVLLDGSDAAAFEQILATPGLRIFLLEEDGAAVATTYLNVIPNLTRSASPYAVIENVVVEKSRRGTGLGKQAMAGTLAAAWDAGCYKAMLMTGSRTPATHAFYRACGFSADAKTAYLARPS from the coding sequence ATGTTCCGAGAGGCGCGGCTTGAGGACTTCGACGACATCGTCCGTCTCTACCGTCAGCTGCATCCGGGCGATCCAGTCCTGCTGGACGGGTCCGACGCGGCGGCCTTCGAGCAGATCCTCGCCACCCCCGGACTGCGGATCTTCTTGCTCGAGGAGGACGGTGCGGCCGTCGCCACGACCTACTTGAACGTGATCCCGAATCTCACCCGCTCAGCTTCGCCGTACGCCGTGATCGAGAACGTCGTCGTGGAGAAGTCCCGGCGGGGCACGGGATTGGGTAAGCAGGCGATGGCCGGCACGCTCGCAGCCGCCTGGGATGCCGGTTGCTACAAGGCGATGTTGATGACTGGCTCACGCACACCAGCGACGCACGCCTTCTACCGCGCCTGTGGTTTCTCGGCCGATGCCAAAACGGCCTACCTGGCTCGTCCGTCCTGA
- a CDS encoding LysR family transcriptional regulator translates to MSEVELRHLATMAAIDDEGSFGRAAARLGYTQSTVSQHIAVLERVVGGTVFDRPGGPKPVRLTPLGSVVLSHGRDLLDRSQAMTVAVERFKAGDGRIDIGTFQSVSNVLLPLVIRQLREEHPGCDIRLSEDESDSPPVDKVDLMFHDSRLEGGDIEHLKLLDDPYVLVAPRGAFPAGPVQLSSLHRAPMVAWPPTCDQPRVEQMFAHNDVQPQIVFRAAGNEAVLAMVRSGLGSAVLPRLVLGSAAVDPALSIHELRPAPPQREIYLLWRAGRTQSPLTKRAIEIAAIVAAKSAELGDAEPR, encoded by the coding sequence ATGTCCGAGGTTGAGTTACGTCATCTGGCGACCATGGCCGCGATCGATGACGAGGGGTCGTTCGGCCGGGCGGCCGCCCGGCTCGGATACACCCAATCGACGGTGAGCCAGCACATCGCCGTACTGGAAAGGGTCGTCGGCGGCACGGTGTTCGACCGGCCCGGTGGACCGAAACCGGTACGGCTCACTCCGCTCGGCTCGGTCGTGCTCTCCCATGGCCGGGACCTGCTGGACAGGAGCCAGGCGATGACCGTCGCGGTCGAACGATTCAAGGCCGGCGACGGGCGCATCGACATCGGCACCTTCCAAAGTGTCTCCAACGTGCTGCTGCCGCTCGTCATCCGCCAGTTGCGCGAGGAGCACCCCGGCTGCGACATCCGGCTATCGGAGGACGAATCCGATTCCCCGCCGGTCGACAAAGTGGACCTGATGTTCCACGACAGCCGGCTCGAGGGCGGCGACATCGAACATCTCAAACTCCTCGACGATCCGTACGTCCTCGTCGCCCCGCGCGGCGCCTTCCCGGCGGGCCCGGTCCAGCTCAGCAGCCTCCACCGCGCACCGATGGTGGCCTGGCCGCCGACCTGCGACCAGCCCCGTGTGGAGCAGATGTTCGCCCACAACGACGTCCAGCCCCAGATCGTGTTTCGCGCCGCCGGCAACGAAGCTGTCCTGGCGATGGTCCGTTCGGGCCTGGGCTCCGCCGTACTCCCCCGGCTCGTCCTAGGCAGCGCCGCCGTCGACCCGGCCCTGTCCATTCACGAGCTCCGCCCCGCGCCACCACAACGCGAGATCTATCTGCTCTGGCGAGCCGGACGCACCCAGTCACCCCTCACCAAACGAGCCATCGAAATCGCAGCGATCGTCGCCGCGAAGTCGGCCGAGCTGGGCGATGCCGAGCCCCGATAG
- a CDS encoding class I SAM-dependent methyltransferase, which yields MTGEHESRPFDYDAELRRYHQRLQAAAAVGPDDHVLDIGCGTGLTTREAASAAVRGSAVGVDISAERLATARRLSKLDGLRNIHFEQADAQTHPFQADLFSVAVGRFGTMFFSDPQTAFTNIARALRPGARFVQLVWQDSKHQDWYAVFRQTLATGRTLPGRGGAFSLADPATAEHLLTTAGFTNIQITDTREPVYWGPTPEAALAAAHSLGMTQDLLADLTPPQRDEALQHLHASVAAHHTPDGVWFNSRAWLITAHRR from the coding sequence ATGACCGGAGAACACGAGAGCCGCCCGTTCGACTACGACGCCGAGCTGCGTCGCTATCACCAACGGCTGCAGGCGGCCGCGGCGGTCGGACCCGATGACCACGTGCTCGACATCGGCTGCGGCACCGGGCTCACCACCCGCGAAGCCGCTAGCGCAGCCGTTCGAGGAAGTGCGGTAGGAGTCGACATCTCCGCCGAGAGGTTGGCGACTGCCCGCCGGCTCAGCAAGCTGGACGGCCTCCGCAACATCCACTTCGAACAGGCCGACGCGCAGACTCACCCTTTTCAAGCTGATCTCTTCTCCGTCGCCGTCGGTCGCTTCGGCACGATGTTCTTCAGCGACCCACAAACCGCCTTCACCAACATCGCCCGGGCGCTGCGCCCCGGAGCACGATTTGTCCAGTTGGTGTGGCAGGACAGCAAGCACCAGGACTGGTACGCCGTGTTCCGCCAGACCCTCGCAACAGGACGCACCTTGCCCGGACGCGGCGGCGCCTTCTCCCTAGCCGACCCAGCAACCGCGGAACATCTCCTCACAACCGCCGGCTTCACCAACATCCAGATCACCGACACCCGCGAGCCCGTGTACTGGGGGCCAACCCCCGAAGCCGCCCTCGCCGCCGCACACAGCCTCGGCATGACCCAAGACCTCCTCGCAGACCTCACCCCACCCCAACGCGACGAGGCCCTCCAGCATCTTCACGCCAGCGTCGCCGCCCACCACACCCCCGACGGCGTCTGGTTCAACTCCCGAGCCTGGCTGATCACCGCCCACCGCCGGTGA
- the smpB gene encoding SsrA-binding protein SmpB: MKKAEVDPVVARNRKAAHEYQLGESWEAGIVLQGMEVKGLRAGRASLVGGFAIVEDREIWLHGVHIPQYSQARWFDGGSRRKRKLLLHRAQIDKIERKVNESELTIVPLTLYFKDGRAKVEIALGRGKKNWDKRHALAEREAGREVERAVSRRLKGRTD, translated from the coding sequence GTGAAGAAGGCTGAGGTCGACCCTGTGGTCGCGCGCAATCGTAAGGCTGCCCATGAATATCAGTTGGGTGAGTCTTGGGAGGCGGGGATCGTGTTGCAGGGGATGGAGGTGAAGGGGCTCCGGGCCGGGCGGGCGTCTCTGGTCGGAGGCTTCGCCATTGTGGAGGACCGGGAGATCTGGCTGCACGGCGTGCATATCCCGCAGTACTCGCAGGCCCGCTGGTTCGACGGCGGCTCACGCCGCAAGCGGAAGCTGCTGCTGCATCGTGCCCAGATCGACAAGATCGAGCGCAAGGTCAACGAGAGCGAGCTGACGATCGTCCCGTTGACTCTCTACTTCAAGGACGGTCGCGCGAAGGTCGAGATCGCCCTGGGCCGTGGCAAGAAGAACTGGGACAAGCGGCACGCGCTCGCCGAGCGGGAGGCGGGCCGGGAGGTCGAGCGCGCGGTCAGCCGTCGGCTGAAGGGTCGCACGGACTGA